The Virgibacillus sp. MSP4-1 genome has a segment encoding these proteins:
- a CDS encoding Na/Pi symporter, translated as MESIVTMFIVYIWIFLFGLFILKTGIQQISYHKMKMWIKKYTSNPIKGFLIGVGITAILQSSSTTIVIIVSLTSLGLLYFPNAIAIILGANVGTTLTAELLSFSNFWLMWILLISGFILLCIHKQRIFSIGCMLFGLGTIFTALYGFESLAEPIRQTPYMEEGLYDISRETTYSILFGMVVTGITQSSSAFTGMIMSFMNQDLLSLPSAIAMVLGANIGTCFTALLAAIGSKMEGKWTAYAHLWVNILGVLFFIPFINWLGDFVSHLSAIPGRQLAHASVIFNLIISSFFLLFIKPLSAFIKMTSRRA; from the coding sequence GTGGAAAGTATCGTGACCATGTTTATTGTCTATATATGGATCTTTTTATTTGGACTATTTATCTTAAAAACAGGTATCCAGCAAATTTCCTACCATAAAATGAAAATGTGGATTAAAAAATATACCTCAAATCCAATAAAAGGATTTTTGATAGGTGTAGGAATAACAGCTATTTTACAAAGCAGTTCCACAACCATTGTTATTATTGTCAGTCTTACATCACTAGGGCTGTTGTATTTTCCAAATGCGATCGCCATTATACTTGGGGCCAACGTTGGCACAACCCTTACAGCGGAGCTTCTGTCTTTTTCAAACTTCTGGCTCATGTGGATTCTATTAATCAGTGGTTTTATTCTTTTATGCATCCATAAACAACGAATCTTTTCCATCGGATGCATGCTATTTGGATTAGGAACCATATTTACTGCCCTATATGGATTTGAAAGTCTGGCAGAGCCCATCCGTCAGACTCCCTACATGGAAGAGGGCCTGTATGACATTAGCAGAGAGACAACTTATAGTATTCTGTTTGGCATGGTTGTAACCGGAATTACTCAGTCTTCAAGTGCATTTACCGGTATGATCATGAGTTTTATGAATCAGGATTTATTGTCACTGCCAAGTGCTATTGCCATGGTGCTGGGGGCCAATATTGGGACATGCTTTACTGCCCTGCTTGCAGCAATTGGAAGCAAAATGGAAGGAAAATGGACAGCCTATGCACATTTATGGGTCAATATTCTGGGCGTTTTATTTTTCATCCCGTTTATCAATTGGTTAGGCGATTTCGTCAGTCACCTGTCTGCGATACCAGGAAGACAACTGGCACATGCCTCGGTTATTTTCAATCTTATTATAAGCAGTTTTTTCCTGCTATTCATTAAACCATTATCTGCCTTTATTAAAATGACAAGCAGAAGAGCTTGA
- a CDS encoding ABC transporter permease produces MLYSILRSEWYKLRKSKISFIILAAPLVGLFAGLSSGLADGMEKINGWYASLMAMTLTYALLFLPLVTGVLAGFICRYEHQEGGWKQLLSLPVTRSRVYIAKFLLILCLVFFIQWLFLGSLYLVGTIKGITDPFPMTIVWKSILGGWVASFPLVALQLWMSMIWKNFAASFTVNVIFTLPAILAVNSKTFGPVYPWGQPFLMMYAGGGTDAVFFVPWEQVLTTVGGSFLLFFVGGLIYFQKKPV; encoded by the coding sequence ATGCTCTATTCGATTCTTCGGTCTGAATGGTATAAGCTAAGAAAATCCAAAATAAGTTTTATTATATTGGCAGCTCCCTTAGTTGGATTGTTTGCCGGGCTGTCGTCAGGTCTGGCTGATGGAATGGAGAAAATAAACGGATGGTATGCCAGTTTAATGGCGATGACACTGACGTATGCATTGCTGTTTCTTCCATTAGTTACGGGTGTGCTTGCCGGGTTTATCTGCAGATACGAACATCAGGAGGGGGGATGGAAACAGCTGTTATCGCTGCCTGTAACAAGAAGCCGTGTCTATATTGCTAAGTTTTTACTGATCTTGTGCCTTGTATTTTTTATTCAATGGCTATTTCTTGGTTCTCTTTATTTGGTTGGAACAATTAAGGGAATTACGGACCCATTTCCAATGACGATTGTATGGAAAAGTATATTAGGCGGTTGGGTTGCAAGTTTTCCATTAGTTGCTTTGCAGCTCTGGATGTCCATGATATGGAAAAACTTTGCAGCTTCTTTTACCGTGAATGTTATTTTTACTTTGCCGGCGATATTAGCGGTGAATTCAAAAACATTCGGGCCTGTCTATCCATGGGGGCAGCCATTTCTGATGATGTATGCCGGCGGAGGAACAGATGCTGTATTTTTTGTCCCTTGGGAACAGGTTCTCACAACAGTAGGGGGAAGCTTTTTACTGTTTTTCGTTGGAGGTCTGATTTACTTTCAGAAAAAACCAGTATAA
- a CDS encoding GatB/YqeY domain-containing protein produces the protein MTLLDRLNNDMKEAMKSKDKQALSVIRMVKASIQNEAIKLGKDQLTEEEEMSVLSRELKQRNDSLQEFKNAGREDLVEKINDELSVLQKYMPEQLSDEELTELVKDTIKTVGAESKSDMGKVMGALMPKVKGKADGSKVNQLVMEYLS, from the coding sequence GTGACTTTGCTTGATCGTCTTAATAATGATATGAAAGAAGCAATGAAAAGCAAGGATAAACAAGCTTTAAGTGTTATCCGTATGGTGAAAGCTTCCATTCAGAATGAAGCGATAAAATTGGGAAAAGACCAATTGACAGAAGAAGAAGAAATGTCTGTTTTATCGCGCGAGTTAAAGCAAAGAAATGATTCCCTCCAGGAATTCAAGAACGCCGGCCGTGAAGACTTAGTTGAAAAGATAAATGATGAGCTGAGTGTTTTACAAAAATACATGCCTGAACAGTTATCTGATGAAGAATTGACTGAGTTAGTGAAAGATACAATAAAGACTGTCGGAGCAGAGTCAAAATCCGACATGGGAAAAGTAATGGGAGCTTTGATGCCGAAAGTGAAAGGAAAAGCTGACGGCTCAAAAGTGAATCAACTCGTTATGGAATATTTATCTTAA
- the yqfC gene encoding sporulation protein YqfC, translating into MKKWRGQLKQWVVNYFNLPEDVLLDLPRITTIGQIHAYIENHHGLVTFSENEILLRMKQGYVRVIGDHFVLKTMLQEEIIVEGKIREVQYLEDS; encoded by the coding sequence ATGAAAAAGTGGCGAGGTCAATTAAAACAATGGGTCGTTAACTATTTTAATCTCCCGGAGGATGTTTTGCTGGACTTACCAAGAATCACAACGATAGGTCAAATCCATGCTTATATTGAAAATCATCATGGCCTCGTAACGTTTTCAGAAAATGAAATCCTTTTAAGGATGAAACAAGGCTATGTAAGAGTGATAGGGGATCATTTTGTACTGAAGACAATGCTTCAGGAGGAGATTATCGTTGAAGGTAAAATTCGGGAAGTTCAGTATTTAGAGGATAGCTGA
- the floA gene encoding flotillin-like protein FloA (flotillin-like protein involved in membrane lipid rafts), which yields MDMATLMPILGVGIVIIAIIVLFTFIPVTLWISAIAAGVRINIFSLVGMRLRRVVPRMVINPLIKAHKAGVDVNTNQLESHYLAGGNVDRVVNALIAAQRANIELSFERCAAIDLAGRDVLDAVQMSVNPKVIETPFIAGIAMDGIEVKAKARITVRANIDRLVGGAGEDTVIARVGEGIVSTIGSSDQHTEVLENPDSISQTVLTKGLDAGTAFEILSIDIADIDIGKNIGASLQTDQAEADKNIAQAKAEERRAMAVAQEQEMVARVQEMQAKVVEAEAEVPQAMAEALRSGNIGVMDYQNLKNIMADTDMRDMIGKLSEQEDEDSGNNKKE from the coding sequence ATGGATATGGCAACTTTAATGCCGATACTAGGTGTAGGTATTGTAATTATTGCTATTATCGTATTATTCACATTTATTCCAGTTACGCTCTGGATTAGTGCGATAGCAGCAGGTGTAAGGATAAACATCTTTTCACTGGTTGGTATGAGGTTACGTCGTGTTGTACCAAGAATGGTGATTAATCCGTTGATTAAGGCGCATAAAGCAGGCGTAGATGTGAACACAAACCAGCTGGAAAGTCACTATTTAGCAGGCGGTAATGTGGATCGTGTTGTTAATGCGCTCATTGCGGCCCAAAGAGCCAATATTGAATTAAGCTTTGAGCGTTGTGCAGCTATCGATTTAGCCGGTCGTGACGTACTTGATGCGGTTCAAATGAGTGTAAATCCTAAGGTTATCGAAACGCCATTTATTGCCGGTATAGCAATGGATGGAATTGAAGTAAAAGCGAAAGCAAGAATTACAGTTAGGGCTAATATCGATCGCCTGGTTGGTGGCGCCGGAGAAGATACGGTAATCGCCCGTGTAGGTGAAGGTATTGTTTCCACTATTGGTAGTTCAGATCAACATACAGAAGTATTGGAAAATCCGGATTCCATCTCACAGACTGTTTTAACCAAAGGACTGGATGCCGGTACTGCATTTGAAATTCTGTCGATTGATATTGCAGATATCGACATCGGGAAAAACATCGGTGCTTCCTTACAAACGGATCAGGCAGAAGCGGATAAAAACATTGCACAGGCGAAAGCTGAGGAACGCCGCGCTATGGCTGTTGCACAAGAGCAGGAAATGGTTGCCCGCGTACAGGAAATGCAGGCGAAAGTTGTGGAAGCTGAAGCAGAAGTTCCACAGGCAATGGCAGAAGCTCTGCGTTCAGGAAATATTGGAGTAATGGATTACCAGAACCTGAAAAATATTATGGCTGATACAGATATGCGTGATATGATCGGAAAATTAAGTGAACAGGAAGATGAGGACTCTGGAAACAATAAGAAGGAGTAA
- the rpsU gene encoding 30S ribosomal protein S21 has protein sequence MSNTRVRKNESLEDALRRFKRSVSKSGTLSEYRKREFYEKPSVRRKKKSEAARKRKR, from the coding sequence ATGTCAAATACTCGCGTACGTAAAAATGAGTCTCTTGAAGATGCACTTCGTCGCTTTAAACGCTCGGTTTCTAAAAGCGGAACTTTATCAGAGTACCGCAAGCGTGAATTCTACGAGAAGCCAAGTGTAAGAAGAAAAAAGAAATCAGAGGCTGCCAGGAAGCGTAAAAGATAA
- a CDS encoding HAMP domain-containing sensor histidine kinase, which yields MKKFFKSLLAKYILIILTALFIIQIGFFVPAFLFIFTSNQEETERQAASIEKQWHNEASDLERMTKGTILDHFKQWKQQYPQSSMFWVDNDGHLSAQLDVTAELPDEWTPAFTAQFIKERYDEDPFTVIAFAGNNQSHGFIVFELPRSALSQDTNQFSQIGGRTFSIIALTIILFFIMISLLFFRGIRKRLVALQEAMEIRDTDQLPVSIDVKKNDEIGQLESTFNQMVSELRESKQREQEEEQLRRELIANLSHDLRTPLTKMRAHLYSISKETLSANGVQAVQVMEEAMEKLDRLIENLMSYTLLTARKMNDKPENIDIIRHMRTSMASWYSIFEKEGFEIDVELKPFKENEWNVDPLWLDRIIDNLLQNVLRHAQSGKFLSVRTESGKDYEAIVIADHGNGMSVDSSEKGAGIGLTIVDLMVRKMNLEWEVESGHRGTIIKIKRLK from the coding sequence ATGAAAAAATTCTTTAAATCCTTACTGGCAAAGTATATATTAATCATCCTAACCGCTTTATTTATTATACAGATTGGCTTTTTTGTACCTGCCTTCCTGTTCATTTTTACCAGTAATCAAGAGGAAACGGAAAGGCAGGCAGCGTCAATCGAGAAACAGTGGCATAATGAGGCGAGTGATCTAGAACGGATGACAAAGGGAACAATTCTGGACCATTTTAAACAATGGAAACAGCAGTATCCTCAATCATCCATGTTCTGGGTGGATAACGATGGTCATTTGTCTGCTCAACTCGACGTAACAGCAGAGTTGCCGGATGAATGGACACCTGCATTTACAGCGCAATTTATCAAAGAACGGTATGATGAGGATCCCTTTACAGTCATTGCTTTTGCAGGGAATAACCAGAGTCATGGGTTTATTGTTTTTGAACTGCCCCGGTCAGCTTTATCTCAGGATACGAACCAATTCAGCCAAATAGGGGGCCGGACGTTTTCCATCATTGCTTTAACGATTATTCTATTCTTTATAATGATCTCTCTACTATTCTTCAGAGGAATAAGAAAGCGGTTAGTTGCCTTGCAGGAAGCCATGGAGATTAGGGACACAGACCAGCTGCCGGTTTCGATTGATGTAAAAAAGAATGATGAAATCGGTCAGCTGGAATCAACCTTCAATCAAATGGTGAGTGAATTAAGGGAGAGTAAACAGCGGGAACAGGAGGAAGAGCAGCTGCGAAGGGAACTGATTGCGAATTTATCCCATGACTTAAGAACCCCATTAACGAAAATGAGGGCTCATCTATATTCAATTTCCAAGGAAACATTATCAGCGAATGGAGTACAGGCGGTACAGGTTATGGAGGAAGCCATGGAAAAGCTTGACCGATTAATTGAAAATCTTATGTCTTACACGCTACTGACAGCGAGGAAAATGAATGATAAACCTGAAAACATTGATATCATTCGTCATATGCGAACTTCTATGGCATCCTGGTACTCTATTTTCGAAAAAGAAGGTTTTGAAATTGATGTAGAACTGAAACCTTTTAAGGAAAACGAGTGGAATGTGGATCCCTTATGGCTGGATCGAATCATCGATAACTTACTCCAGAATGTGTTAAGGCACGCCCAAAGCGGTAAGTTTCTGTCGGTCAGAACCGAATCCGGGAAAGATTATGAAGCCATCGTTATAGCCGATCATGGCAACGGAATGTCGGTTGATTCAAGTGAAAAAGGAGCAGGAATTGGATTAACGATTGTAGACTTAATGGTCAGGAAAATGAACCTTGAATGGGAAGTGGAATCAGGTCATCGGGGTACTATCATTAAAATAAAACGCCTTAAATAG
- a CDS encoding ABC transporter permease, producing MIGKLLMVDFMKIRRKGFWFLTFLGPFGVVALQMVNYGLRKDYLLKQSDNDWLYYLGNVSVFTPLALVLGIAILTSFTASVENETNAWKQLLALPVSKMSVYLSKFTVLATLLFLSTFLLAIFTLAYGLFLDLGVQVPWVEILKSSFLPFLAALPVLALHLWIATVSTNQGVPITAGVLGTILAYSAYVLPDWVIWKWPSLNNHWNDPMINVWLGISVGFLLYIAGMIDFARRDVK from the coding sequence ATGATCGGTAAGCTGTTAATGGTTGATTTCATGAAAATTAGAAGAAAAGGATTCTGGTTTTTAACCTTTTTAGGACCCTTTGGTGTTGTAGCCTTACAGATGGTGAACTATGGGTTGCGCAAGGATTATTTATTAAAGCAAAGCGACAATGATTGGCTCTACTATCTGGGTAATGTTAGCGTGTTTACGCCCTTGGCACTTGTGTTAGGGATTGCGATTCTAACGTCTTTTACAGCCAGTGTCGAAAATGAAACCAATGCATGGAAACAACTGCTTGCTTTACCTGTTTCAAAAATGAGTGTTTATTTATCAAAATTTACAGTACTGGCCACACTATTATTTCTATCTACGTTTCTGCTAGCTATATTTACATTGGCTTATGGGCTGTTTCTGGACTTGGGTGTTCAGGTTCCATGGGTGGAAATATTAAAGTCCAGCTTCTTGCCTTTTCTTGCAGCTTTACCCGTTCTTGCCCTGCATCTTTGGATTGCAACAGTCAGTACCAACCAGGGGGTACCGATTACTGCGGGTGTTTTAGGAACGATTTTAGCTTATTCCGCCTATGTACTCCCGGACTGGGTAATTTGGAAATGGCCTTCTTTAAATAACCATTGGAATGATCCGATGATCAATGTCTGGCTTGGAATAAGCGTTGGATTTCTGCTTTATATAGCCGGAATGATTGATTTTGCCAGAAGGGATGTGAAGTAA
- a CDS encoding YpjP family protein: protein MKPEIKKFLLIAITILTLGMYTPPALLEADAAESEEVDSSKTKSNNDTQTENDTITHEINDYFNLTNFHAPQADDHHTTQSALTEIAKEQTKAKLGPKIMDQVEDDFITEILPNIEKTIHTLLKNIDKQDIRYYGVSEEAVSGYGEKIFVLYDVRTNNEIARFDVRRENRPHEGYWFNFHYHLEEDQFEKHYNIGEIYYDKNTPPRWMS, encoded by the coding sequence ATGAAACCCGAGATAAAGAAATTTTTATTAATCGCGATAACGATACTAACGTTAGGAATGTACACTCCACCCGCCTTACTGGAAGCCGATGCAGCGGAGAGTGAAGAGGTCGATTCTTCAAAGACGAAATCAAATAATGATACTCAGACCGAAAACGATACGATCACCCATGAAATCAATGACTACTTTAATTTAACCAATTTTCATGCTCCCCAGGCAGATGATCACCATACAACGCAATCAGCACTTACTGAGATTGCCAAGGAACAAACGAAAGCCAAGCTTGGGCCGAAAATTATGGACCAGGTGGAGGATGACTTTATAACGGAAATTCTCCCAAACATAGAGAAGACTATTCACACTCTGCTAAAAAACATAGATAAACAGGATATTCGTTATTATGGAGTTTCCGAGGAAGCAGTAAGCGGCTACGGTGAAAAGATTTTTGTTCTATATGATGTTCGGACAAACAATGAGATTGCCCGGTTTGATGTAAGGAGGGAAAACCGCCCTCATGAAGGATATTGGTTTAATTTTCACTATCATTTAGAAGAGGACCAATTTGAAAAGCATTATAATATCGGTGAAATCTATTATGATAAAAATACCCCTCCAAGATGGATGTCTTAA
- the deoC gene encoding deoxyribose-phosphate aldolase, producing the protein MNKELAKKIDHTQLKPETQQKKIDQICEEAATYEFASVCVNPYWVSYCYEKLKDTPVKVCTVIGFPLGATTTAVKTFETKNAIENGAEEIDMVINAGALKDGDRETVKKDIGAVVNEAKGKALVKVIIETSLLTNDEKVLACEIAKEAGADYVKTSTGFSGGGATVEDVALMRKTVGPDMGVKASGGVRDGKTTNDMIEAGATRIGASAGVAIVSGEEGTEAY; encoded by the coding sequence ATGAACAAGGAATTAGCCAAAAAAATTGATCACACACAATTGAAGCCGGAAACACAGCAGAAGAAGATTGATCAGATTTGCGAGGAAGCTGCCACCTATGAATTTGCTTCTGTCTGTGTGAATCCATATTGGGTATCTTATTGCTATGAAAAATTAAAGGATACACCAGTGAAAGTATGTACAGTTATTGGGTTTCCGTTAGGGGCAACAACCACAGCAGTAAAGACTTTTGAAACAAAAAATGCTATTGAAAACGGGGCTGAAGAAATTGATATGGTCATCAATGCAGGAGCCCTAAAAGATGGCGATCGTGAGACTGTGAAAAAGGATATTGGAGCGGTTGTAAACGAGGCAAAAGGAAAAGCGCTTGTGAAAGTAATTATTGAAACATCCCTGTTAACCAACGATGAAAAAGTACTGGCCTGTGAGATTGCCAAAGAAGCAGGTGCTGATTATGTTAAAACATCCACCGGCTTCTCAGGCGGTGGAGCAACGGTTGAAGATGTAGCATTAATGCGGAAAACCGTTGGCCCGGATATGGGCGTAAAAGCTTCAGGTGGTGTCCGTGATGGAAAAACCACAAATGATATGATTGAAGCCGGCGCCACCCGTATCGGTGCAAGTGCAGGTGTAGCTATTGTATCAGGTGAAGAAGGAACCGAAGCTTATTAA
- the yqfD gene encoding sporulation protein YqfD: protein MKEKQGLFLKGYITLQVRGKKPELFLNRCMHEHIPMWDIRKLDEDTYEFKVYLNSLSIIRKIRRQMGFKISFKEKFGLPFWLAHLKIRKPLVIGILLGLFCIMVLSNMVWQVKIVGVSPEVEYKIQERLDDYGLKRGVFKFSFQSVDDIERTITNELKDVMWIGIEQKGTTYIVQGVENSQANEEQEKGPQHLVASKDGTILEMLIEKGDPQVSVYEKVQKGDILVSGLIREGIGNEDKESDGEDQESKQHGIHAEGSVIAETWYTTETTVPLNYQHQTLTGEKDQHYNLKIGNFALPIWEFIPPDYDDTHVEENEKPLYFLNYKLPFSIEQKTIHEKEKIRGKRSKHEAISEGIAQAKREIKRHTNHDAEIIDEEILHQSVENGKVKLELLFTVRENIAKPQPIDQGE from the coding sequence ATGAAGGAGAAACAGGGTCTATTTCTAAAAGGATACATAACCTTGCAGGTGAGGGGAAAAAAGCCTGAACTATTTTTAAATCGATGTATGCACGAGCATATCCCCATGTGGGATATTCGAAAATTGGACGAGGATACCTACGAGTTCAAAGTTTATTTGAATAGTTTGTCCATAATCAGAAAGATCCGCAGGCAAATGGGGTTTAAAATATCCTTCAAAGAAAAATTCGGCCTGCCTTTTTGGCTTGCTCATCTCAAAATCCGTAAACCTCTTGTTATTGGTATACTTTTAGGACTATTTTGCATCATGGTTCTTTCAAATATGGTGTGGCAGGTAAAAATTGTTGGAGTGTCACCGGAAGTTGAATATAAGATTCAGGAGAGACTCGATGACTATGGTTTAAAGCGTGGAGTTTTTAAATTCAGCTTTCAATCTGTTGATGACATTGAGCGTACCATCACTAATGAGCTTAAGGATGTTATGTGGATTGGTATCGAACAAAAAGGGACAACTTATATTGTACAAGGGGTAGAGAATTCACAGGCAAATGAGGAACAGGAAAAGGGCCCTCAGCATCTGGTAGCGAGTAAAGATGGGACCATATTGGAAATGCTAATTGAAAAGGGGGATCCTCAGGTGTCTGTGTATGAGAAAGTACAAAAAGGGGATATCCTCGTTTCCGGTTTAATTAGAGAAGGGATAGGAAATGAAGATAAGGAGAGTGACGGTGAAGACCAGGAGAGCAAACAACATGGTATTCATGCGGAAGGGTCTGTTATTGCTGAAACCTGGTACACTACGGAAACAACCGTCCCACTAAATTATCAGCATCAGACGCTAACCGGAGAAAAAGATCAGCATTACAATTTGAAGATTGGAAATTTTGCACTTCCTATTTGGGAATTCATCCCACCTGACTATGATGATACCCATGTGGAAGAAAATGAGAAACCACTATATTTTTTAAATTATAAATTACCATTTTCCATTGAGCAGAAAACGATACATGAAAAAGAAAAAATCAGAGGAAAAAGAAGTAAGCATGAAGCAATCTCAGAAGGAATTGCGCAGGCTAAAAGAGAAATTAAAAGACATACCAATCATGATGCTGAAATCATTGACGAAGAAATTTTGCACCAATCTGTAGAGAATGGTAAAGTTAAACTGGAGTTATTATTTACAGTAAGGGAAAATATTGCTAAACCTCAACCAATAGATCAAGGAGAATAA
- a CDS encoding nodulation protein NfeD: MANFKKGKGLLFFIGLIFLLVPLQGLSAEETGQGDLVYVVPVENEVERGLAAFLERSITEAKENGADHIIFEINTPGGAVDAAGEIADLLLNLEIPNTAYVLNEALSAGSYIALNAGQIYMKPTATMGASGVINSDGTAADKKAQSAWLADMTAAAEHNNRNPLYARAMADASIDLPEYRAPEGEFLTLRANEAVEVEYAEGIAEDRTELLSQLDLEKAKVETIEPTFAENVARFITNPVVVPILLSLASLGLIVELYSPGFGIPGSIGLLSLILFFYGHMIAGLAGMEAIILLVAGLICIVLELFVPGGVLGIAGTVAIIASLFMSGADPGHMGMSIAIALLISIIVSVILFKRVGLEKGIFRNIILSDATTKEQGYVSTENRLELIGLTGKALTPLRPSGTAVFEDERLDVVSEGGYIEKDKNVKIVKVEGSRIVVRENE, from the coding sequence TTGGCCAATTTTAAAAAAGGAAAGGGCTTACTCTTTTTCATAGGACTCATCTTTCTCCTGGTTCCCTTGCAAGGATTATCTGCAGAAGAAACCGGACAAGGGGATCTGGTATATGTGGTACCGGTAGAAAATGAAGTTGAGCGGGGCCTGGCAGCATTTTTGGAAAGAAGTATAACAGAGGCAAAGGAAAATGGTGCCGATCATATAATTTTTGAAATTAATACTCCGGGCGGTGCTGTCGATGCGGCAGGTGAAATAGCCGATCTTTTATTAAATCTCGAAATTCCAAACACTGCTTATGTATTAAATGAAGCCTTATCAGCGGGTTCTTATATTGCTCTGAATGCCGGGCAAATTTATATGAAGCCAACAGCCACAATGGGTGCATCAGGAGTGATTAATTCGGATGGAACAGCTGCTGATAAAAAGGCGCAATCAGCCTGGCTTGCTGATATGACTGCAGCTGCTGAACATAATAACCGAAATCCTCTCTATGCAAGAGCGATGGCTGATGCATCTATTGATTTACCAGAGTATCGTGCGCCTGAGGGAGAGTTTTTAACGTTAAGGGCCAATGAAGCCGTAGAGGTAGAGTATGCAGAAGGAATTGCAGAGGATCGTACGGAGCTTCTGAGTCAGTTAGATTTGGAAAAGGCAAAAGTGGAAACGATTGAACCAACCTTTGCAGAAAATGTAGCCCGTTTTATCACGAATCCTGTTGTTGTACCCATCCTCCTTTCGCTGGCAAGCTTAGGACTAATTGTTGAATTATATTCCCCAGGGTTTGGCATCCCGGGATCCATCGGGCTTCTATCCCTTATTCTGTTCTTTTATGGTCATATGATTGCAGGTTTAGCAGGTATGGAAGCCATTATTTTACTGGTGGCAGGTCTGATTTGTATCGTACTGGAGCTATTTGTTCCGGGAGGCGTTTTAGGTATTGCCGGAACTGTGGCCATCATAGCCTCATTATTTATGTCCGGTGCAGATCCTGGCCACATGGGAATGAGTATCGCGATTGCTTTACTTATCTCCATCATCGTGTCCGTCATTTTGTTTAAGCGGGTAGGCCTGGAGAAAGGAATATTCAGAAACATCATTTTAAGTGATGCTACAACGAAAGAGCAGGGCTATGTATCCACTGAAAACCGGCTAGAACTCATCGGTCTTACAGGGAAGGCTTTGACCCCGCTTCGGCCATCTGGTACAGCCGTTTTTGAGGATGAAAGGCTGGATGTCGTTTCGGAGGGAGGGTATATTGAAAAGGATAAAAATGTTAAAATTGTGAAAGTAGAAGGATCACGAATAGTCGTAAGAGAAAATGAATAG
- a CDS encoding ABC transporter ATP-binding protein, which produces MEYILETKGLTKRFGSETAVGNLEMKIPKGEIYGFLGPNGAGKTTTIRMLLGLMKPSTGSVKIFGQDLNKEKINILKGIGSLVESPSYYPHLTGYENLEALRKITGVPKYRINEVLEIVKLKEVAHKKVKGYSLGMKQRLGIAAALLNYPKLLILDEPTNGLDPSGIIEMRDLIKRLPAEFGMTVLISSHLLSEIDQIATSAGIISKGRMIFQDTIETLRDHAQQRIRLTVNDSHHAYQFLTANGEKADFQDGNIYLDDHTDEQVARLVQSLVQEGYSLYRVEEEKRSLEDIFLQMTSKEDV; this is translated from the coding sequence ATGGAATATATTTTGGAAACAAAAGGGTTAACGAAACGATTTGGCAGTGAAACCGCCGTTGGGAATTTGGAAATGAAAATACCTAAGGGGGAAATTTACGGCTTTTTAGGACCAAATGGAGCAGGGAAAACAACTACGATACGGATGTTGTTGGGCCTGATGAAACCTTCAACAGGATCTGTAAAGATTTTTGGCCAGGACTTAAATAAGGAGAAAATAAATATATTAAAAGGAATCGGTTCGCTGGTAGAAAGTCCTTCCTATTATCCCCATTTAACAGGTTATGAAAATTTAGAGGCTCTTCGGAAAATTACAGGCGTCCCGAAGTATCGAATAAATGAAGTACTGGAGATTGTTAAGTTAAAAGAGGTTGCCCATAAAAAAGTGAAAGGTTATTCACTTGGGATGAAGCAGAGGCTTGGAATTGCAGCTGCTCTTCTGAATTATCCGAAGCTGTTAATTTTAGATGAACCTACTAACGGGCTTGATCCATCCGGAATAATTGAAATGCGGGATTTAATTAAACGATTACCCGCTGAGTTTGGAATGACCGTACTTATATCCAGTCATTTGCTGTCGGAAATTGATCAGATTGCAACTTCTGCAGGAATAATCTCTAAAGGAAGAATGATCTTTCAGGATACAATCGAAACGTTGAGGGACCATGCTCAACAGAGGATTCGCCTGACAGTAAATGATAGTCATCATGCCTATCAATTTTTAACAGCCAACGGAGAAAAAGCTGATTTCCAGGATGGTAACATCTATCTGGATGATCATACCGATGAACAAGTTGCCCGTTTGGTTCAATCTCTCGTACAGGAAGGTTATTCGCTTTATCGGGTGGAAGAGGAAAAACGATCATTGGAGGATATCTTCCTTCAGATGACATCAAAGGAGGATGTCTAA